From Mya arenaria isolate MELC-2E11 chromosome 12, ASM2691426v1, the proteins below share one genomic window:
- the LOC128211013 gene encoding ADP-ribosylhydrolase ARH3-like, whose amino-acid sequence MAASKLTKFQGSLVGAVLGDCIGALFEGGWFNKIELNKILKEVAKIEHAKSSQTGQENSPKKGHDDSLPAKKKRKGEYSFTDDTAMARSVAKSLIQHNQLNAKHLAQRFTEEYMREPFRGYGGSVATVFHGLQEQEYSDVYQPASQQFEGKGSYGNGGAMRIVPAALFACRKGYTFEQLADLTEKITRLTHSHPQAIQGAVLQSYAVYLALVSDKLDVDTFIDSLISKMKPLEERMRGTLGDGSDTGAERVDGKADSNVNADNKSAETSAVSGETNMDSSSTSIDTGQQSGEATAGVGEVTSLPYCQKLEKVREFVKRQEQPPVEEITQELGVYIAALDSVPAAIYCFLRAMNPIDELQDRNGFERTLLYSISHGGDTDTVATMAGAIAGAYYGLEALPWAWQNCSEGASDALQDAELLWKLPDNLGAGKSTKRGK is encoded by the exons ATGGCAGCCTCCAAACTAACAAAGTTTCAAGGCAGTCTAGTTGGAGCTGTTTTAGGCGATTGTATCGGTGCATTGTTTGAAGGCGGTTGGTTCAACAAAATAGAATTGAACAAGATACTGAAAGAAGTGGCCAAAATAGAGCATg CTAAAAGCAGCCAGACAGGTCAAGAAAATTCTCCAAAAAAAGGTCATGATGATTCCTTGCCGGCGAAGAAGAAGAGAAAGGGGGAGTATAGTTTCACGGATGATACAGCAATGGCCCGAAGTGTTGCCAAGTCTCTAATACAGCACAACCAGCTCAACGCAAAACACCTGGCACAAAG GTTCACAGAGGAATACATGAGGGAACCTTTCCGTGGCTACGGTGGCAGTGTAGCGACTGTTTTCCACGGCCTTCAAGAACAGGAGTACAGTGACGTGTACCAGCCGGCCAGCCAGCAATTTGAAGGAAAGGGCTCCTATGGAAATGGTGGAGCAATGAGAATTGTTCCTGCAGCACTGTTTGCATGTAGGAAAGGATACACCTTTGAACAATTAGCA GACCTCACTGAGAAGATAACTCGGTTGACACATTCCCATCCACAAGCCATACAAGGTGCAGTGTTGCAGAGCTATGCTGTATACCTGGCATTGGTCAGCGACAAACTAGATGTTGACACCTTTATTGACAGTCTTATCAGCAAAATGAAACCACTAGAAGAGAGAATGAGGGGGACTTTGGGGGATGGCTCAGATACTGGGGCTGAAag GGTTGATGGCAAGGCTGATAGCAATGTTAACGCTGATAATAAATCAGCAGAGACCTCGGCAGTATCAGGGGAAACAAACATGGATTCCAGTAGTACATCAATAGACACGGGCCAGCAATCAGGGGAGGCTACTGCAGGGGTAGGGGAGGTAACTAGCCTTCCCTACTGCCAGAAGCTGGAGAAAGTGAGGGAGTTTGTCAAGAGGCAAGAACAACCGCCCGTGGAGGAGATCACGCAGGAACTGG GTGTATATATAGCAGCCCTGGACTCAGTCCCGGCAGCCATCTACTGTTTTCTGCGAGCCATGAATCCCATAGATGAACTGCAG gaCAGGAATGGGTTTGAGCGTACCCTGCTGTACAGCATATCCCACGGCGGGGACACAGACACAGTGGCCACAATGGCTGGGGCAATTGCTGGTGCATATTACGGGCTTGAAGCCCTGCCCTGGGCCTGGCAGAACTGCTCTGAGGGGGCCTCTGATGCCCTTCAAGATGCTGAACTGTTGTGGAAATTGCCGGACAATCTTGGGGCAGGAAAATCAACAAAACGAGGGAAATGA